The DNA region TTGTTCCCACCCGATTCGATCTCTGGAATTCTATGTTCGTATGCTCAGAGACTCTGTTTCTCCATCTAGCTACACGTACTCTTCACTGGTAAAGGCTTCTGCTTTCGCTTCTGGGTTTGGTGAATCACTTCAGGCGCACATCTGGAAATTTGGGTTTGGGTTACATGTTCAGATTCAGACGACTCTAATCGGTTTTTATTCAGGCTCTGGTAGAATCAGAGAAGCCAGGaaagtgttcgatgaaatgcctgagagaGATGATATTACTTGGACTACGATGGTTTCAGCTTATCGAAAGGTCTTGGATATGGAATCTGCGAGTTCCTTAGCTAACCTAATGCCGAAGAAGAATGTGGCTACGTGGAACTGTTTGATTGATGGATTTACGAAATTAGGCAATCTGGAAATAGCAGAGTCATTGTTTAATCAGATGCCTGTGAAGGATATAGTCTCATGGACCACTATGATCAACGGTTACTCACACAACAAGAGATATAGTGAAGCAGTTGCAGTGTTCTACAGAATGACGGAGGAAGGGATTGTTCCTGATGAGGTTACTATGTCAACTGTTATTTCAGCTTGTGCTCATCTCGGTGTGCTAGAAATAGGTAAGGAGGTTCATATGTACATGGTACAGAAAAGGTTTGTTCTTGATGTTTACATTGGTTCTGCGCTAGTAGATATGTATTCTAAATGTGGTAGCTTAGAGCGGGCACTTGTGATATTCTTCAATTTGCCAAAAAAGAATCTCTTTTGTTGGAATTCGATCATTGAAGGGCTGGCTGCTCATGGTTGTGCACAAGAAGCACTTAAAATGTTTGACAAGATGAAGTCAGAGTCAGTCAAACCTAACAGTGTCACTTTCGTGAGTGTTCTGACTGCGTGTACTCACGCAGGTCTTGTAGAGGAAGGCCGGATGATATATCATAGTATGATTGATGACTATTCCATTGTCTCTAATGTTGAACATTATGGATGCATGGTTCATCTGTTCAGCAAAGCTGGGTTGATCTATGAGGCTCTTGGATTGATTGGAGATATGGAGTTTGAACCTAATGCGGTTATCTGGGGGGCCTTGCTTGATGGGTGCAGGATTCACAAGAATCTAGAGATTGCTGAAATTGCGTTTAACAAACTGATGGTTTTGGAGCCAACGAATAGTGGGtattatttccttttagttagcaTGTATGCAGAAGAAAACAGGTGGAGAGATGTTGCAGAGGTTAGGGGAAAGATGAAAGAGTTGGGTATAGAAAAGATATGTCCTGGAACAAGTTCGATTCGGATAGATAAACGAGATCATATGTTTGCTGCAGCTGATAAGTCTCACTCAGCTTCAGATGAAGTTTTCTTGTTGCTTGATGAGATATATGAGCAGATGGGATTAGCTGGATATGTTCCGGAAACTGAGAATGTATATTAAAGTGACTAAAAGCTAAACAAATCATTGGAGCATATAACCAGATAGAAACAATCACTTGGAGCCGCAAAGGCATTTCTTTGCTCATTGTGAGTTTTGGCAATCACACCTGTGATCGATCGTGGACTGGAGTACTAAGCCTTCGTATTCTCTCAGGTATGTGTAAACCAAAACTTTCTCAGATAACTGAAAGCTTTATCAGAAAGTATTGGAATGTGTATCCTAGATTTCAATAAAAgtagggttttaaaagggtgtGAGATCGTTGCCAGAAACAAATTGTGAATACCTTATTTATCTATTGGCAATGTCAGAGTAATCCGGTACAAAATATGTTGAAGCTAGAAAATTAAGAGAATGTCTACAATATCTACCATGAGCAGACAGAGATCCAAAGTCACCTTTCCAAAACTACTGCCGTCTTTGCAGGTTCTCTAATGAAGCAGACTGCCGCCATGAGCTTTACAGGCACTGTGGTACATCTTGGAGGTGGAATGCCAGTGAAATTCTTGGATCATGATGCTCTGCCTTCAACGTCGAAACAGGGCTACTGCAAAAGAGCAGATCTTGTGGTCCTTGAGCTCACTGCAATTTGGTTTGTTTCCTCAAGTTTCTTCGTCACAGTGAAATTCATGATACAAGGAAACAGATTGGTGGCAGAGCCTTGACGATCTCTGTTTGCAACGGTCTCCAATGCTGAAGAACTGTGGCACTAGAACAGATCGTTCGGTTCTTATGCTTGGTAAGGTGCTCAAGCTGCTTCTTGATGTTTTTTACTTGCATGACTCTCTGTGTTACAAAGAAAGTCATGAGCTTCGTACTGTCCACCTGCCTTCTATGCCGTCTCAAACAACTTTACAAACTCagtttcttggtttttttgAGATTGTGAGCAAacctggtttttttttttttttttttttttttttNNNNNNNNNNNNNNNNNNNNNNNNNNNNNNNNNNNNNNNNNNNNNNNNNNNNNNNNNNNNNNNNNNNNNNNNNNNNNNNNNNNNNNNNNNNNNNNNNNNNNNNNNNNNNNNNNNNNNNNNNNNNNNNNNNNNNNNNNNNNNNNNNNNNNNNNNNNNNNNNNNNNNNNNNNNNNNNNNNNNNNNNNNNNNNNNNNNNNNNNNNNNNNNNNNNNNNNNNNNNNNNNNNNNNNNNNNNNNNNNNNNNNNNNNNNNNNNNNNNNNNNNNNNNNNNNNNNNNNNNNNNNNNNNNNNNNNNNNNNNNNNNNNNNNNNNNNNNNNNNNNNNNNNNNNNNNNNNNNNNNNNNNNNNNNNNNNNNNNNNNNNNNNNNNNNNNNNNNNNNNNNNNNNNNNNNNNNNNNNNNN from Camelina sativa cultivar DH55 chromosome 3, Cs, whole genome shotgun sequence includes:
- the LOC109132183 gene encoding pentatricopeptide repeat-containing protein At1g06145-like; the protein is MNASANVRSLRAAHSHHHLLLRGCSTSLFQTLPILQLIKQCSTPKLLESALAAMIKISQNEDCHLMNQFITACTSFNRLDLAVSSMTQMQAPNVFVYNALIKGFVTCSHPIRSLEFYVRMLRDSVSPSSYTYSSLVKASAFASGFGESLQAHIWKFGFGLHVQIQTTLIGFYSGSGRIREARKVFDEMPERDDITWTTMVSAYRKVLDMESASSLANLMPKKNVATWNCLIDGFTKLGNLEIAESLFNQMPVKDIVSWTTMINGYSHNKRYSEAVAVFYRMTEEGIVPDEVTMSTVISACAHLGVLEIGKEVHMYMVQKRFVLDVYIGSALVDMYSKCGSLERALVIFFNLPKKNLFCWNSIIEGLAAHGCAQEALKMFDKMKSESVKPNSVTFVSVLTACTHAGLVEEGRMIYHSMIDDYSIVSNVEHYGCMVHLFSKAGLIYEALGLIGDMEFEPNAVIWGALLDGCRIHKNLEIAEIAFNKLMVLEPTNSGYYFLLVSMYAEENRWRDVAEVRGKMKELGIEKICPGTSSIRIDKRDHMFAAADKSHSASDEVFLLLDEIYEQMGLAGYVPETENVY